A genome region from Alkalimarinus coralli includes the following:
- a CDS encoding TRAP transporter small permease, whose protein sequence is MFGKLISRAEESILCLLLAGMTLLVFIEVVMRFGFNSGILWAEEVTLYIAAWFVLFGASYGIKVGAHIGVDAFVKLLPGKPRKFVAMVAVILCCVYCGLFLYGGWIYLSKMKMIGIEMEDLPIPKWQAMSILFIGFVLLSIRLLQLLWNIITGKQDGFHIVDEAQESMHIARELEEMQTKENQHKTANDKPNGGAL, encoded by the coding sequence ATGTTTGGCAAACTTATCAGTCGAGCAGAAGAGAGCATTCTTTGCTTGCTTCTTGCGGGTATGACACTGCTGGTTTTTATCGAAGTGGTCATGCGCTTCGGTTTCAACTCCGGCATCCTTTGGGCAGAAGAGGTTACGCTTTATATCGCGGCCTGGTTTGTACTGTTTGGCGCCTCTTACGGCATTAAAGTGGGCGCTCACATCGGGGTGGACGCTTTTGTTAAATTACTCCCCGGAAAACCTCGCAAGTTTGTTGCTATGGTGGCGGTCATACTGTGTTGTGTCTATTGCGGACTATTTCTCTATGGTGGCTGGATTTACCTTTCAAAAATGAAAATGATCGGTATCGAGATGGAAGACCTGCCAATACCCAAGTGGCAAGCCATGAGTATTCTCTTTATCGGCTTTGTGCTGCTGAGTATCCGGTTGCTGCAACTGCTTTGGAATATCATCACCGGCAAACAGGATGGCTTTCATATCGTCGATGAAGCGCAGGAAAGCATGCATATCGCGCGCGAGCTGGAGGAGATGCAAACCAAGGAGAACCAGCACAAAACCGCAAACGATAAACCAAATGGAGGGGCTTTATAA